The genomic stretch AAGCGGTCTATTGCGCGCGCGGCGACAAGGTGAAGGCGGGCCAGCTCTGCGCGAAGATCGACCCCGCCGCCTATCGCGCCATGGTCGCTCGCCGGACAGCCGAATTGGCGGAGGCGACCGCGCGGCTCGAGCGAAACGAAAATCATCTCGCGCGCGCGAAGACCACGCTGCAGCGCGCTCGAGGCGAGGCGGGGCGTGGGGCGGCCTCACGCCGCACCATCGCCGCGCCCAGCGCCGCGCTCGAGCGCGCGACGGCGCGCGTGGCGCAGAGCGAGGCCGAGGTCGCGCGACGGAAAGCGGCGCTCGGCGCGGCGGAGACCGCGCTCGCGAGCACGGAGGTCGTCTCGCCGGTCGATGGCGCGATCGTCTCGCGCAATGTGGAGGTCGGCGGCGAGGTCGACGCCGGCGCGACGCTCTTTCGGATCGCCGCCGATCTCGCGACTATGCGCGTCGCGGTCGAGGTGAGCGCGACAGACGCCGAGCGTATCGAGGTCGGCGACGTCGTGTCCTTGAAGGTCGAGGCGTTTCCCGATCGCGCCTTCGAAGGAAGGGTGACGCAGATCGCAGACGCGCCGGCGGAGCGAGGCGGCGGCGAGATCATCGTCACCGTGTCGAACCCCGATCTCGTGCTGACGCCGGGAATGGAGGCGATGGTCGAAATCATGGTCCGCTGACGCCGTGTCTCCCCCCGGCGTTCGTGAGCGAGGGATCGAGCGAGCCGGAGGCGGGTCGAGGCGCGCAATTCTTTTCTCCGGCGGCGGTGTGCGTTTCACGCGGCGACGCGCGTTATTCGTTCGGGCGCGGCGGGCTCTTGCAGAAAGGACCGGAGATGATCACTCGCAGATCGTCGATCGCCATTGCGGCGCTGTGGCTCGCGCTGCTCGTCGTTCCACATGCCTCTCTTGCGGCGGAACATCTCACGCAGACGATTCGGGAAACGACAGAGGCGATCCAGGAGGGTAGAAGCGGATATTCCGCATCTCTCGTGGAGCACGCCACCAATGCGCTCGATCACGCCAAGGCCGCGCAGAGGGCGAAAGCGAATCCGCACGTCGAGACCGGAATCCGGCATCTTCAGAAGGCGATCAGAACGGCGCGGGGGACGCATGGCGGCCCCGGCGCCGCCGTTGCGGTTCGACACGCCGAAGCGGCGCTGACCCAGTTTCAAGCGGCGCGATGACGGACGAGATCGCCGAGCGATGACGGACGAGATCGCCGCCTGATCGGCGAGCATGTCGCAGAGCGGATTGCGCAGATAGGAGCGCGTTCGGCTTCCGCCGCCCATGGCGAAGCCGGCGCCGCTCGCGATTCGTCCTGGATGTCATGCTCCAATTGCGACGATCTTTCGTCGCGAGCTCTTCTATCTCCGCCTCGTTGAGGCTGCGCCGATTGCGTGAATGGCGTCTCATCGACTGGAGGAGGTGGAATTCGGCGCGCGGCGCCAGGGTGATCGCGGCGCGAAGAGCGCGCCTCGAGCTGCTCCTCGGCAGCGTCGCCGAGGAGTCCTGCGTCGTCTCGATGTCGTACTCTCGCGGCGCCTCTTTGCCGGAGCCTCAGCCCGCCGCGTCGGATAATTTGCCCTTCTCCTTATGCGTTGTCCACCACAGCGAGGCGCCGACGAGGAGCACGAAGACGAGCACGATGGAGACGATCGTCAGAATCAGCGCTGATTGCTGAATCCAGGCGACGATCGGGATGGAGATCGCCAATACGAGGCCGACCGCGGAGATTTGCCAGGTCGAGGCATGTATGC from Methylosinus sp. C49 encodes the following:
- the smbP gene encoding small metal-binding protein SmbP — protein: MITRRSSIAIAALWLALLVVPHASLAAEHLTQTIRETTEAIQEGRSGYSASLVEHATNALDHAKAAQRAKANPHVETGIRHLQKAIRTARGTHGGPGAAVAVRHAEAALTQFQAAR